From a single Raphanus sativus cultivar WK10039 chromosome 3, ASM80110v3, whole genome shotgun sequence genomic region:
- the LOC108845807 gene encoding LOW QUALITY PROTEIN: uncharacterized protein LOC108845807 (The sequence of the model RefSeq protein was modified relative to this genomic sequence to represent the inferred CDS: inserted 1 base in 1 codon): protein MMLGSGNSLSRGTVGSSSDTPNLSQVLTLEPIRLGNHQSYPLSGELRRVLGVPSRASSEDSSFGMSHPKPSPPVATEELRHFKESVQVTSREAGDLVKKLSESIFKLDKYAETFSSKKRRRNDISPGERMDAANLDKIRNQVPRTQDSMAQRSEERKKMLGLNKRVRTPVGDVRGDGRVSTLARQQVIERGSDSPPSIPGETVRIEEKIRRLPVGGEGWETKMKRKRSVATLGNRVMNNSDQRVMQPKPTVDSKLRSCDTQNFRLKSSTGVSGINRLESSFEPESPCMGGVSRNELETVSIARDRSVLAEQRLMDKGNNKRNLQNDSPTNSSTAILKGNVSRAPRTAVVMGIDSSIKVEPPSGVSQGSSAHAMAQWVGQRPKNSRTRRTNVVPPVIKHAESKLSAQGFAASDFSPRASPGTTGPLSVVDSSPLRMKRELKNASSPYGFSESEDSGAGDNKTRDRALASGDLFPTPKTGSPLFPVRKNKMQTSHKGGGAWKQGKSESVSSLTTPGFHPVMVKSENLTLEKPLHNVKIASDKNRSKCGRPPAKKVKDRKPSTRRVSNSISTPDITGESDDDREDIFAAANSARKATNLACSGKFWKKMDHIFAAIXADDMQNIKDQLNFAEELDESLSEAILDGYAIMGIKLPKAPHRPGEGVFDYSGPASSCISDLSFERLDMRKLNESTPLYKRVLSALIEEDDGEEVVQFNGGKNLSLHYASDDSHSGSCTYIDTEFRERDRMEFEVESDFQTPKSCLFDRFSSERSVVSNPLRNGSMSISVHSNEQWTGDDYISHADAALGGGETYLNSLGQFQAREVNVPNFSVSDTQYQLMSLDERLLLELQSIGVFPEAMPDLAEETMSTDVMELKEGIYQQIRNKKKKLEKLNISIQKGKDVEKRKTEQLAMDQLVETAHKKRMASRGNKALKVHKVTRQVALAFIKRTLARCRKFEETGLSCFADPALQDIMFSSPSNDAKSSENGGSGTASNTLNEPSNNQTEAKGSGAVSSTKRREALVDDIIGCASSKVTTSIDSAVLSGGGFRNKNKPKPQEKNNNSKNNENQSRSTTTTTHPTGPISRGTSNRGGVSGDGAAAVDEEAPIDFSKLAFHDLEEMDEQADIGNWFEGLQDIDTAGLDEVPMDDLSFMFG, encoded by the exons ATGATGCTAGGATCTGGTAACAGTTTGAGCAGGGGTACCGTAGGATCCTCTTCTGATACCCCTAATTTATCACAAGTCTTAACCTTGGAACCGATCAGATTAGGCAATCATCAAAGCTATCCTCTCTCAGGAGAGCTTAGGAGGGTTCTCGGCGTTCCTAGTAGGGCTTCATCAGAAGATTCTTCTTTTGGAATGTCCCATCCTAAACCTTCTCCTCCTGTGGCAACAGAGGAGCTCAGGCATTTCAAAGAAAGTGTACAAGTTACTTCCAGAGAGGCCGG GGATCTAGTGAAGAAGCTAAGTGAATCCATATTTAAGCTGGACAAATATGCGGAGACGTTCAGTTCAAAGAAACGGCGGCGGAATGATATATCCCCTGGTGAAAGGATGGACGCAGCTAACTTGGATAAGATCAGAAACCAGGTTCCGAGAACACAAGACAGTATGGCTCAGAGATCTGAGGAGAGAAAAAAGATGCTCGGATTGAACAAGCGTGTTCGTACCCCAGTTGGAGATGTGCGG GGGGATGGTAGGGTTTCTACTCTTGCGCGGCAGCAGGTTATAGAAAGGGGCTCTGATTCACCTCCAAGTATTCCTGGGGAAACAGTGCGAATAGAGGAGAAGATACGCAGGTTGCCTGTTGGTGGTGAAGGGTGGGAGACAAAAATGAAAAGGAAGCGGTCAGTTGCAACTCTAGGCAATAGAGTTATGAATAATTCTGATCAACGTGTCATGCAGCCAAAGCCGACAGTTGACTCTAAGTTGCGTTCTTGTGACACCCAAAATTTCAG ATTGAAATCTTCCACCGGTGTGAGTGGAATTAACAGGCTTGAGTCTTCATTTGAGCCAGAGAGTCCATGTATGGGTGGAGTATCCAGGAATGAGTTGGAGACTGTTTCCATAGCAAGGGACCGGTCAGTACTTGCTGAGCAGAGGCTTATGGACAAGGGAAACAATAA GAGAAACTTACAGAATGATAGCCCCACAAACAGCTCTACTGCAATATTGAAAGGAAATGTTTCTAGGGCTCCAAGAACAGCAGTCGTTATGGGTATTGATTCTTCAATCAAAGTCGAGCCTCCATCTGGAGTATCACAAG GTTCATCTGCGCATGCAATGGCTCAATGGGTTGGCCAGAGACCTAAAAATTCTCGAACGAGAAGAACAAATGTAGTTCCGCCTGTTATCAAGCATGCTGAAAGCAAGCTCTCTGCTCAAGGTTTTGCTGCATCTGATTTTAGTCCTAGAGCATCTCCTGGAACCACTGGCCCACTCTCAGTTGTTGATAGTAGCCCTTTAAGAATGAAAAGGGAGCTGAAGAATGCTTCATCGCCGTATGGTTTCTCTGAAAGCGAGGACTCAGGGGCTGGAGACAACAAAACAAGAGATCGTGCTCTTGCGAGTGGCGACTTGTTCCCAACTCCTAAAACAGGGTCACCGTTATTTCCTGtaaggaaaaataaaatgcaaacgAGTCATAAAGGAGGTGGTGCATGGAAGCAAGGGAAGAGTGAAAGTGTTTCGTCATTGACAACTCCTGGCTTTCATCCTGTGATGGTTAAGTCAGAGAATCTAACACTAGAGAAGCCTCTGCACAATGTCAAGATTGCTTCAGATAAGAATCGAAG CAAATGTGGGCGTCCACCAGCGAAAAAGGTTAAAGATCGTAAACCTTCTACGCGGCGTGTCTCAAATTCGATTTCCACTCCAGATATTACAG GTGAATCTGATGATGATCGTGAAGATATTTTTGCAGCAGCTAATTCAGCACGGAAGGCAACGA ATCTTGCTTGTTCTGGTAAGTTTTGGAAAAAGATGGACCACATCTTTGCTGCCA ACGCAGATGACATGCAAAACATAAAAGATCAG cTGAATTTTGCAGAAGAACTCGATGAATCTCTGTCAGAGGCAATCTTAGATGGCTATGCCATCATG GGTATCAAATTGCCGAAAGCACCACATCGCCCTGGTGAGGGAGTTTTTGACTATTCAGGTCCAGCGTCGTCATGTATATCTGATCTTTCATTTGAGAGATTGGACATGAGAAAGTTGAATGAGAGTACTCCGTTGTATAAGAGGGTACTTTCCGCCTTAATCGAGGAAGATGATGGAGAAGAAGTTGTACAATTCAACGGAGGGAAGAACCTGTCTCTTCATTATGCTAGTGATGATTCTCACTCTGGTTCATGTACCTATATCGACACCGAgttcagagagagagacagaatGGAATTTGAAGTAGAGTCGGATTTTCAGACCCCCAAGAGCTGTTTATTTGACAGATTTTCCAGTGAGAGGAGTGTTGTGTCTAATCCACTCAGAAATGGTAGCATGTCTATATCTGTCCATAGCAATGAACAGTGGACTGGGGATGATTATATTTCACATGCGGATGCTGCACTCGGCGGCGGTGAGACATATTTAAATAGCCTGGGTCAGTTCCAAGCTAGGGAAGTGAACGTTCCCAACTTCTCAGTATCTGATACACAGTATCAGCTTATGTCTTTGGATGAGCGACTTCTTCTGGAACTACAGAGCATTGGTGTGTTCCCTGAGGCCATG CCTGATCTGGCTGAAGAAACTATGAGCACAGATGTTATGGAGTTGAAGGAAGGCATTTATCAGCAG ATccgaaacaagaagaaaaagctGGAGAAGCTAAATATTAGCATTCAGAAGGGGAAAGATGTTGAGAAAAG GAAAACTGAGCAGCTTGCTATGGACCAGCTAGTGGAAACAGCTCACAAGAAAAGAATG GCATCCCGTGGAAATAAAGCATTGAAAGTCCACAAGGTCACAAGACAAGTGGCACTGGCGTTCATCAAGCGGACACTTGCCAGGTGTCGCAAGTTCGAAGAAACTGGGCTTAGCTGTTTTGCTGATCCTGCGCTTCAAGACATAATGTTTTCATCTCCCAGCAACGATGCAAAATCATCAGAAAACGGCGGCTCTGGAACTGCCAGTAACACGCTCAATGAACCTTCTAATAACCAGACCGAGGCCAAGGGCTCAG GTGCAGTGTCTAGTACAAAGAGGAGAGAAGCATTGGTAGACGACATTATTGGATGCGCTTCTTCCAAAGTGACAACGAGTATAGATAGCGCGGTTCTTAGTGGAGGAGGTTTTAGGAACAAGAACAAACCGAAACCCCAAGAAAAGAACAACAACAGCAAGAACAACGAAAACCAATCAAGatcgacaacaacaacaactcacCCAACAGGTCCTATAAGCAGAGGCACGTCGAACCGAGGAGGTGTCTCTGGAGATGGTGCAGCAGCAGTAGATGAGGAAGCTCCAATAGATTTCTCAAAGCTAGCGTTCCATGATCTAGAGGAAATGGATGAGCAGGCAGATATAGGAAACTGGTTCGAGGGTCTTCAGGATATTGATACAGCAGGGCTTGATGAAGTTCCTATGGATGATCTCTCTTTCATGTTTGGATAA
- the LOC108845819 gene encoding 60S ribosomal protein L10a-3, which produces MSKLQSEAVREAISAMITHCKETKPRKFTETIELQIGLKNYDPQKDKRFSGSVKLPHIPRPKMKICMLGDAQHVEEAEKIGLESMDVEALKKLNKNKKLVKKLAKKFHAFLASESVIKQIPRLLGPGLNKAGKFPTLVSHQESLEAKVNETKATVKFQLKKVLCMGVAVGNLDMEEKQIFQNVQMSVNFLVSLLKKNWQNVRCLYLKSTMGPPNRVF; this is translated from the exons ATGAG TAAGCTCCAGAGTGAAGCCGTGAGAGAGGCGATATCCGCCATGATCACTCACTGCAAGGAGACAAAGCCTCGCAAGTTCACCGAGACCATCGAACTCCAGATTGGTCTTAAGAACTACGACCCTCAAAAGGACAAGCGTTTCAGCGGTTCCGTCAAGTTGCCTCACATCCCAAGGCCTAAGATGAAGATTTGCATGCTCGGTGATGCCCAGCACGTTGAAGAG GCTGAGAAGATTGGATTAGAGTCTATGGATGTGGAAGCACTTAAGAAGctgaacaagaacaagaagctTGTTAAGAAGCTAGCAAAGAAGTTCCATGCTTTCCTTGCTTCTGAATCCGTTATCAAACAGATTCCTCGTCTTCTTGGTCCTGGTCTCAACAAGGCAG GAAAGTTCCCAACTCTTGTTAGCCACCAAGAGTCTTTGGAAGCCAAAGTGAACGAGACAAAGGCAACAGTGAAGTTCCAGCTCAAGAAGGTTCTTTGCATGGGTGTCGCCGTTGGGAACCTTGACATGGAGGAGAAGCAGATCTTTCAGAATGTTCAGATGAGCGTCAACTTCCTCGTCTCACTATTGAAGAAGAACTGGCAAAAC GTGAGGTGTTTGTACTTGAAGAGCACAATGGGTCCACCTAACCGTGTGTTCTAA